One genomic region from Argentina anserina chromosome 2, drPotAnse1.1, whole genome shotgun sequence encodes:
- the LOC126784289 gene encoding uncharacterized protein LOC126784289, with translation MSNRMTSSSASQSKTTAPYGSWKSPISADLVSGASKLLAGTAVDSLGRLIYLESRPSQSGRMVLVRESNTGGNPEPVDITPEDYSIRTVAMGSESGGAFGVSGDSVIFSNYQDQRLYHKSMSSADSGPEPITPDYGGPVVCYADGVFDQWLDRYVTVREDFRESSLNSTTTIVAVGLDGYIREPEVLVAGNDFYAFPRMDPEGKRMAWIEWSHPNMPWDKAQLWVGYIGDNGKVYKRVCVAGHNPLIRESPTEPKWSAKGELFFITDRYNGFWNLYKWAESNNEVIPAYSLDAEFSRPLWNFRINSYEVIQSDDHKNLIACSYRKSGRSYLGILDDVEGSLSLLSIPFTDINNITLGINSLYVEGASEVHPLSIAKVTLDDHKSKAVDFKIRWSSSPDCLKYESYFSTPKFIKFPTEVPGQTAFAFFYPPSNSDYQATPDEKPPLLLGSHGGPTFESRGILNLSIQYWTSRGWAFVDVNYGGSTGYGREYRERLLGKWGVVDVNDCCSCARYLVNSQMVDGERLCATGESAGGYTTLAALAFKDTFKAGASLYGIADLRMLKAEENHKFESRYIDNLVGTEKEYFDRSPINFVDKFCCPIILFQGLEDIVGQTRTIHHALKEKGLPVALVEYEEEGHGFRKAENIKFTLEQQMVFFARLVGHFKAADDITPIKIDNFD, from the exons ATGTCAAACAGAATGACTAGTTCCTCTGCTTCCCAAAGCAAGACCACAGCTCCTTATGGCTCTTGGAAATCCCCCATCTCCGCCGACCTCGTCTCCGGCGCCTCCAAGCTACTCGCCGGCACCGCCGTCGACTCCCTCGGCCGCCTCATCTACCTTGAATCACGCCCCTCCCAATCAGG ACGAATGGTTCTGGTTCGAGAATCTAACACTGGAGGAAATCCAGAACCGGTTGATATTACGCCGGAGGATTACTCCATTCGGACAGTCGCAATGGGGTCCGAAAGTGGCGGTGCTTTCGGTGTCTCCGGGGATTCCGTTATATTCTCCAACTACCAAGATCAACGTCTTTACCACAAGTCCATGAGTTCCGCTG atTCTGGTCCTGAGCCGATTACTCCAGATTATGGTGGACCGGTTGTGTGTTATGCAGATGGGGTGTTTGATCAATGGCTTGATCGTTATGTTACTGTAAGAGAAG ATTTTCGTGAAAGCAGTCTTAATTCGACTACAACTATTGTAGCAGTAGGACTTGATGGCTACATTAGGG AACCAGAAGTGCTAGTAGCTGGAAATGACTTCTATGCTTTCCCACGTATGGATCCCGAAGGTAAAAGAATGGCTTGGATTGAATGGTCGCATCCTAACATGCCATGGGATAAAGCTCAACTTTGGGTTGGGTATATAGGAGATAATGG AAAGGTCTACAAACGTGTCTGTGTTGCTGGCCATAATCCTCTGATTAGGGAGTCTCCAACTGAACCCAAGTGGTCCGCTAAAG GAGAGCTGTTTTTTATTACTGACAGATATAATGGGTTCTGGAATCTGTATAAATGG GCTGAGTCTAATAATGAGGTGATACCTGCTTATTCTTTGGATGCTGAGTTCTCCAGACCACTATGGAATTTCAGAATAAATTCTTATGAGGTTATTCAGAGCGATGATCATAAAAATTTGATTGCTTGTAGCTATAG GAAGAGTGGCCGGTCATATCTTGGAATTCTGGATGACGTTGAGGGCTCATTATCTCTGCTCAGTATTCCTTTCactgatataaataatatt ACTTTGGGGATTAATTCCCTATATGTTGAGGGAGCATCAGAAGTTCATCCTTTGTCCATAGCTAAG GTGACTTTAGACGACCATAAATCAAAAGCTGTTGATTTCAAGATTCGTTGGTCATCTTCACCTGATTGTTTGAAATATGAATCCTACTTTAGCACACCAAAATTTATCAAATTCCCAACAGAAGTGCCAGGACAAACTGCCTTTGCATTCTTTTATCCTCCATCAAATTCTGATTACCAAGCTACTCCGGATGAAAAGCCACCATTATTACTGGGAAGCCATG GAGGGCCCACATTTGAATCACGTGGAATCTTAAATCTGAGTATTCAGTACTGGACTAGTCGGGGTTGGGCATTTGTTGATGTTAACTATGGTGGAAGCACTG GTTATGGCAGAGAGTATCGCGAAAGGCTGTTGGGAAAATGGGGAGTTGTTGATGTAAATGACTGTTGCAGCTGTGCTAGATACTTG GTGAATTCACAGATGGTAGATGGGGAGCGACTATGTGCTACAGGGGAATCTGCTGGTGGATACACTACCTTAGCTGCTCTTGCTTTTAAAGACACCTTCAAGGCAGGAGCTTCCTTGTATGGT ATAGCTGATTTAAGAATGCTGAAGGCAGAAGAAAATCACAAATTTGAGTCTCGGTATATTGATAATCTTGTTG GTACTGAAAAGGAGTACTTTGATAGATCGCCAATTAACTTTGTTGACAAATTCTGTTGTCCTATAATCCTATTCCAAGGATTGGAAGACATAGTAGGTCAAA CTAGAACAATTCACCATGCTTTAAAGGAGAAGGGTTTGCCTGTTGCTCTTGTGGAGTATGAAGAAGAAGGACATGGTTTCCGCAAG GCTGAGAACATTAAGTTCACTCTGGAACAACAAATGGTTTTCTTTGCACGATTAGTTGGACACTTCAAGGCTGCGGATGATATTACTCCAATCAAAATCGATAACTTTGATTGA
- the LOC126784482 gene encoding protein MIZU-KUSSEI 1, whose protein sequence is MPSVRSSPFYNMENSALFSLIRHTTTNSNSTSEKRSSKSSSSSSGGLLKIFKLFPMLTSGCKMVALLGRPRKPLLKDHATTGTIFGYRKGRVSLAIQEDPHCMPIFVIELPMHSNVFHKEMTSDIVRIALESETKTHKKKLMEEFVWAVYCNGRKVGYSIRRKQMSEDELHVMQTLRGVSMGAGVIPSPSDKEYAADGELTYIRARFDRVVGSKDSESLYMINPDGAAGPELSIFFVRAQ, encoded by the coding sequence ATGCCATCTGTGCGATCTAGCCCCTTCTATAACATGGAGAACTCAGCCCTCTTTTCTTTGATCCGGCATACTACTACCAATAGCAATTCCACATCCGAGAAGCGATCATCAaagtcttcatcatcatcatccggAGGTCTACTTAAGATATTCAAACTCTTCCCCATGTTGACATCAGGTTGCAAAATGGTTGCTCTCTTAGGCAGACCCCGAAAGCCTCTACTCAAAGATCATGCCACAACAGGTACAATTTTCGGCTACCGCAAAGGCAGAGTGAGCCTGGCAATACAAGAAGACCCTCATTGCATGCCAATCTTTGTAATAGAGCTGCCAATGCACAGCAATGTTTTCCACAAGGAAATGACATCCGATATAGTCCGTATCGCACTGGAGAGCGAGACCAAGACGCACAAGAAGAAGTTGATGGAGGAGTTTGTTTGGGCTGTGTATTGTAATGGGAGAAAAGTTGGGTATTCAATTAGGAGGAAGCAAATGTCAGAGGATGAGCTTCATGTTATGCAAACTTTGAGAGGGGTTTCAATGGGTGCTGGAGTAATTCCAAGTCCATCGGACAAGGAATATGCAGCGGATGGGGAGTTGACATATATAAGAGCAAGGTTTGATAGGGTTGTTGGATCAAAGGATTCTGAGTCTTTGTACATGATCAATCCAGATGGTGCAGCTGGCCCAGAATTGAGTATATTCTTTGTAAGAGCTCAATAA